One stretch of Echeneis naucrates chromosome 11, fEcheNa1.1, whole genome shotgun sequence DNA includes these proteins:
- the LOC115050868 gene encoding major histocompatibility complex class I-related gene protein-like has product MEKLLVTFQKQSKMKLFLLLLFCHVSSPERQYLRLFTVASSGISNFPEFFGSALINGIEVVSCDSDRKKVEVKQDRAKEVFENIDWFSEQCEGLPQLFKAIMYRTMGVFNQTGGVHILQMIAGCDWEGKTGDILGLLKFGYDGEDLISLDLKNLKWNALKPEAAKLEMRWDAEKGVSEHYHNLFTVVCPGWLKNNLIYERSNPRRTDHPSVSLLQKSSSSPVSCFATGFYPNKAALFWRKDGDDLHDNVEEGEILPNPDGTFQKSSDLDLSSVRPEDWGKYECVFQLDGLKDDIITKLDQSVIRSNSVPPSEFPVGPVVGGVVGLLLLTACICGLLIWRRNHNDVI; this is encoded by the exons ATGGAAAAGTTGTTGGTCACATTTCAGAAGCAG TCCAAGATGAAATTATTTCTGTTGCTCCTCTTCTGTCACGTCTCATCTCCAG AAAGACAGTACCTCAGGCTTTTCACAGTGGCATCCTCTGGAATCTCAAACTTCCCAGAGTTTTTCGGTTCTGCACTGATTAATGGCATTGAAGTGGTTTCctgtgacagtgacagaaagaagGTGGAGGTAAAACAAGACCGGGCAAAGGAGGTTTTTGAAAATATAGACTGGTTCTCTGAACAGTGTGAAGGCCTGCCACAGCTCTTCAAAGCCATAATGTATCGGACAATGGGGGTGTTCAACCAAACTGGAG gtgtccacattttacagaTGATAGCTGGCTGTGACTGGGAAGGGAAGACTGGAGATATTTTGGGGTTGTTGAAGTTTGGATATGATGGAGAAGACCTCATTTCATTGGACTTGAAGAATTTAAAATGGAATGCTCTGAAACCAGAAGCTGCAAAGTTGGAAATGAGGTGGGATGCTGAGAAAGGGGTCAGCGAACATTATCACAACCTCTTCACTGTAGTTTGTCCTGGATGGCTGAAGAACAATTTGATATATGAGAGGAGCAATCCACGGAGAACAG ACCATCCCTCAGTGTCTCTCCTCCAGaagtcttcctcctctccagtcagctGCTTCGCTACAGGTTTCTACCCGAACAAAGCCGCGTTGTTCTGGAGGAAAGATGGAGACGATCTCCATGACAACGTGGAAGAAGGAGAGATCCTCCCCAACCCTGATGGAACCTTCCAGAAGAGTTCAGACCTGGACCTTTCATCAGTCAGACCTGAAGACTGGGGGaagtatgaatgtgtgtttcagcttGATGGGCTGAAGGACGACATCATCACCAAACTGGACCAATCAGTGATCAGAAGTAATTCAG ttcCTCCGTCAGAGTTTCCTGTTGGTCCTGTTGTTGGAGGTGTTGTTGGACTCCTGCTGCTGACAGCCTGTATCTGTGGACTCCTCATCTGGAGGAGGAATCACAATGATGTCATTTAA
- the LOC115050860 gene encoding major histocompatibility complex class I-related gene protein-like, giving the protein MEKLMALFLSCHLAFSPTVKHSQKFNIMASSGDTKNIPGYFIRANFEDVGMVYYDTTNKTFKPIHDWARRLKRDDPEHWKTISEDGIHYEQIFRVETEGFKQHSNQSGGVDIIQQNWGCEWDEETEMTDGFLKYGSNGEDFLTFDPETDTWIAANPQAEITKKDWDGDAARNLLWKNLLTKSCPSWLKKYFFFTNRLLEKRDVPSVSLLQKSSSSPVSCFATGFYPNKAVLFWRKDGDDLHDNVEEGQILPNPDGTFQKSSDLDLSSVRPEDWGKYECVFQLDGLKDDIITKLDQSGIRTNKKKTVNGNHQEKSSITIIIIVVAVVVLLAVIGFVVYKKRRVPNSNSEDTEAEIKLRREPGSTNTTSCTHTDTGDN; this is encoded by the exons ATGGAAAAACTAATGGCACTGTTTCTCTCCTGCCATCTAGC ATTCTCTCCTACAGTCAAACACTCCCAGAAGTTTAACATCATGGCATCCTCTGGAGACACGAAAAACATCCCTGGTTATTTTATTAGAGCAAACTTTGAGGACGTAGGGATGGTTTACTATGACACCAccaataaaacattcaaaccaATACATGACTGGGCCAGAAGATTAAAGAGGGATGATCCAGAACACTGGAAAACGATTTCAGAGGACGGCATACATTATGAGCAAATCTTCAGAGTTGAAACCGAAGGTTTCAAGCAGCACTCAAACCAAAGTGGAG GTGTTGACATTATCCAGCAGAACTGGGGTTGTGAATGGGATGAGGAGACGGAAATGACAGATGGGTTTTTAAAATACGGTTCTAATGGAGAAGACTTCCTCACGtttgacccagaaacagacacatGGATTGCTGCAAACCCACAGGCTGAAATCACTAAAAAGGACTGGGATGGAGACGCAGCTCGAAATCTGCTTTGGAAGAACCTCCTCACCAAGTCGTGTCCTTCCTGGCTAAAGAAGTATTTCTTCTTTACAAATCGTCTTCTAGAAAAACGAG aCGTTCCCTCAGTGTCTCTCCTCCAGaagtcttcctcctctccagtcagctGCTTCGCTACAGGTTTCTACCCGAACAAAGCCGTGTTGTTCTGGAGGAAAGATGGAGACGATCTCCATGACAACGTGGAAGAAGGACAGATCCTCCCCAACCCTGATGGAACCTTCCAGAAGAGTTCAGACCTGGACCTTTCATCAGTCAGACCTGAAGACTGGGGGaagtatgaatgtgtgtttcagcttGATGGGCTGAAGGACGACATCATCACCAAACTGGACCAATCAGGGATCAggaccaacaaaaaaaaaactgtaaatggaaaTCATCAAG AAAAGTCCagtatcaccatcatcatcattgttgttGCAGTGGTCGTTCTTCTTGCTGTTATTGGATTTGTTGTTTACAAAAAGAGGAGAG TCCCCAACAGCAACTCTGAAGACACTgaggcagaaataaaactgagacGAGAACCTGGgtcaacaaacacaacatcctgcacgcacacagacacaggagaTAACTga
- the LOC115051402 gene encoding major histocompatibility complex class I-related gene protein-like translates to MEKLMALFLSCHLAFSPTVKHSQKFNIMASSGDTKNIPGYFIRANFEDVGMVYYDTTNKTFKPIHDWARRLKRDDPEHWKTISEDGIHYEQIFRVETEGFKQHSNQSGGVDIIQQNWGCEWDEETEMTDGFLKYGSNGEDFLTFDPETDTWIAANPQAEITKKDWDGDAARNLLWKNLLTKSCPSWLKKYFFFTNRLLEKRDRPSVSLLQKSSSSPVSCFATGFYPNKAVLFWRKDGDDLHDNVEEGQILPNPDGTFQKSADLDLSSVRLEDWGKYECVFQLDGLKDDIITKLDQSGIRTNKKKTVNGNHQEKSSITIIIIVVAVVVLLAVIGFVVYKKRRGERLSGCCCPGFSTEVK, encoded by the exons ATTCTCTCCTACAGTCAAACACTCCCAGAAGTTTAACATCATGGCATCCTCTGGAGACACGAAAAACATCCCTGGTTATTTTATTAGAGCAAACTTTGAGGACGTAGGGATGGTTTACTATGACACCAccaataaaacattcaaaccaATACATGACTGGGCCAGAAGATTAAAGAGGGATGATCCAGAACACTGGAAAACGATTTCAGAGGACGGCATACATTATGAGCAAATCTTCAGAGTTGAAACCGAAGGTTTCAAGCAGCACTCAAACCAAAGTGGAG GTGTTGACATTATCCAGCAGAACTGGGGTTGTGAATGGGATGAGGAGACGGAAATGACAGATGGGTTTTTAAAATACGGTTCTAATGGAGAAGACTTCCTCACGtttgacccagaaacagacacatGGATTGCTGCAAACCCACAGGCTGAAATCACTAAAAAGGACTGGGATGGAGACGCAGCTCGAAATCTGCTTTGGAAGAACCTCCTCACCAAGTCGTGTCCTTCCTGGCTAAAGAAGTATTTCTTCTTTACAAATCGTCTTCTAGAAAAACGAG accgtccctcagtgtctctcctccagaagtcttcctcctctccagtcagctGCTTCGCTACAGGTTTCTACCCGAACAAAGCCGTGTTGTTCTGGAGGAAAGATGGAGACGATCTCCATGACAACGTGGAAGAAGGACAGATCCTCCCCAACCCTGATGGAACCTTCCAGAAGAGTGCAGACCTGGACCTTTCATCAGTCAGACTTGAAGACTGGGGGaagtatgaatgtgtgtttcagcttGATGGGCTGAAGGACGACATCATCACCAAACTGGACCAATCAGGGATCAGGaccaacaagaaaaaaactgtaaatggaaaTCATCAAG AAAAGTCCagtatcaccatcatcatcattgttgttGCAGTGGTCGTTCTTCTTGCTGTTATTGGATTTGTTGTTTACAAAAAGAGGAGAGGTGAGCGACTGAGTGGATGCTGTTGTCCTGGCTTTAGTACTGAAGTGAAATGA